A part of Dermacentor variabilis isolate Ectoservices chromosome 10, ASM5094787v1, whole genome shotgun sequence genomic DNA contains:
- the LOC142559532 gene encoding uncharacterized protein LOC142559532 — MVYQGPIYARDRQYRAHRCHWEKVYVYDDTLWVDRHLILRHHRMRRSLLFLLTTVIVLVPFMLGCLLYRIKGLDDVNHLFGFGKPVESTNAYNDRAGRAVAPHAQWVEHGHRWRTPQRGLRLFSAHYRHELGSSSRPMIRIIALATTEFLETCLVQARVVYRDYPNSFPTEPVVCRRLSRSLQQAGPNASLLHDVVLELATGQPDDRVPVALSIQTSQDPRSVVWIAVNTSFIEPLRDRDSVAICLRLDGASSEHVTDLAEWYRSRGARQVTVYGVATRTASADFKAPSFRGEFVSWYDPETLVGVSDVTTMSLMLRDCALRSSATSKCVAFLGADERLVVEPHGSRAKCCLRDPRLLRTCENSWAVFVERRGGNELFSAGGSSCEGSIGIKNIPSANAPTPHRRSPTALYRRCVNGTMREAVLFRVDDGLLDGSTVEDENWSLLAPSIAVLRSFTAARPNDRRNNSKVREASAWL; from the exons ATGGTGTACCAGGGCCCGATTTACGCCAGGGACCGACAGTACCGGGCCCACCGTTGTCACTGGGAGAAGGTGTACGTTTACGACGACACGCTATGGGTGGACCGGCACCTCATCCTCAGGCACCACAGG ATGCGTCGGAGCCTGCTGTTCCTGCTAACGACGGTCATTGTCTTGGTGCCGTTCATGCTGGGATGCTTGCTCTACCGAATAAAAGGCTTAGATGACGTGAACCATCTCTTCGGCTTCGGCAAACCCGTGGAATCCACCAACGCCTACAACGACCGCGCCGGCAGGGCAGTGGCCCCGCATGCGCAGTGGGTGGAGCACGGACACCGGTGGCGGACTCCGCAACGTGGTCTCCGTCTGTTCTCGGCCCACTACCGCCACGAGCTCGG GTCCTCGTCGAGGCCCATGATACGAATCATTGCGCTTGCGACTACGGAATTCCTGGAAACCTGCCTTGTGCAAGCCCGCGTTGTCTACCGGGACTACCCGAACTCATTTCCTACCGAACCTGTCGTGTGCAGACGGCTGTCCCGCTCGTTGCAACAAGCAGGACCCAACGCCTCTCTACTGCACGACGTGGTTCTCGAGTTAGCCACGGGTCAACCCGATGACCGAGTACCGGTTGCCTTGTCAATCCAAACGAGTCAAGACCCCCGATCCGTAGTGTGGATCGCCGTGAACACGTCGTTCATCGAGCCCCTCCGCGACAGGGATTCTGTGGCCATCTGCCTGCGCCTCGACGGCGCGAGCTCCGAACACGTGACCGATTTGGCTGAGTGGTACCGGTCCCGAGGAGCGCGACAGGTCACTGTTTACGGCGTCGCCACCAGAACAGCAAGCGCCGACTTCAAGGCGCCTTCATTTAGGGGAGAGTTCGTGTCCTGGTACGACCCCGAGACGCTCGTCGGAGTCTCGGACGTGACAACTATGTCGCTGATGCTCCGCGACTGCGCGCTGCGCTCTTCGGCAACGTCCAAGTGCGTGGCGTTTCTGGGCGCCGACGAGAGGCTGGTGGTCGAGCCTCATGGCTCGAGGGCCAAGTGCTGCTTGCGGGACCCGCGTCTACTGCGGACGTGCGAGAACTCCTGGGCGGTGTTTGTCGAACGCCGCGGCGGCAACGAGCTCTTTTCAGCTGGCGGTTCTTCTTGCGAAGGATCTATTGGCATCAAGAACATCCCTTCCGCTAACGCGCCGACCCCGCACCGTCGTTCGCCAACGGCACTTTATCGGCGCTGTGTCAACGGGACGATGCGGGAGGCTGTCCTCTTTCGTGTGGACGATGGCTTGCTGGATGGTTCGACGGTCGAGGACGAAAATTGGAGCCTTCTCGCGCCGTCCATTGCCGTCTTGCGCTCATTCACAGCCGCCAGACCTAATGACCGGAGAAACAATTCGAAAGTCCGAGAGGCTTCTGCGTGGCTTTGA